The genomic stretch CCGATCGCCGCCCTCACCCCACGCGAACGGGAGGTGCTCGGGCTGATGGCGCAGGGGCACGACAACAACGCGATCGGCGCCCAACTCGTCATCACCGACAACGCGGTGCACAAGCACATCGGCAACATCTTCGCCAAGCTCGGCCTCGCGGTGACCGACAGCGGCCACCGCCGCGTCCTCGCCGTCCTCGCCTACCTCAACGCGGCCGGCCAGATCAGCCGCAGCTGACCCAACCAGCGGCCGGCTCGAGCCGGGATAGGTGCACCCTTTGACCCGTTACAGCCTGCATTGGTGCACACGCGCTTGAGCAGCCCGACCCGTGTCGGACCCGGTGGACGTTCGTGGACACCGCACCAGCGGCGGCTGCGATCCTGCGGGACTGCTGCCCGGACGAGTCGAGCCATGAGTCTCCGTACCAGGCCGGGTTCGGCTAGAACAGCCAGCGCGCCACGATCCACGCTCCGTGGAGCGTGCCGAGCAGGAACAGTCCGACCACGATCACCAGCAACCCGGCCACCGCCGCGCAGCCGAGCGCCTCCAGCCAACCCCCCGAGTCCTCGCCCTCCGCGCCGTTCCCGCTCCAGCAGAGGTCGGAGTAGCGCACCGGGGCTCCGTGCCGCTCCTCGGCGGCCGCGCGCAGTGCGGTCAGCCGCTGAACCGCCGTGGGGGTCGACGCGGCCTCCTCGTCGGCCGGCCACCCGAGCACCCGCATCCGTTCGCGTGGATCCGGTGTCGCGCGCTCGAACGCGGCGGTCTCCGTCGCGTCGCGGTGGTCGGAGAGGTACGCCCAGCGACCCGCCTGCACCAGATTGCCCTGCGCCCGGTAAGCCTCGGCGAGCTGGGCGCGGATCTCCAGGTCCAGCGGGAACGTGCCCGCCAGCCCTCGGAGCCGCTGCGTCGCCATCGGAACCGAACCGGACGCCAGCTCCGCCCGGGCCCGCGCGAGCGTGACATCCCGTGGCACCGGCGACCCCTCCTCGGTCCGGGCGCCGAGCGCGGCCACCGTCTCCGCGGAAAAGCCTAGGTCACCGCCGGTCGTCGGCCGGGGGCGGTGCCGTGCGACCCGGGTCGGGACGCCGAACTGCGAGCGCGTTCCTCCGGCACCCGGTAGGGAGGACCCATGACCTACGAGATTCGTCCGATCGGAGTCATCGAGTCGCCGCTGGTGGATCCGGCGAGCGCACCGAAGCAGGGCGTGGAGGGCGGCCCCGAAGCATGGCTGACGTTCGAGCCCGCGATGGCCGACGGTCTCCGCGATCTGGCGGTGGGCGACGAGGTGTTCGTCCTGACCTGGCTGCACCTCGCCGACCGATCGGTACTGGCCGTGCATCCGCGTGACGACCCGCGGATCCCGCTGACCGGCGTCTTCAGTACCCGCTCCTCCGACCGGCCCAACCCGATCGGCCTGCACCGCGTCCGGGTACTCGCGGTCGACGGGCTCCGGGTGCGGGTAGCCGATCTCGAGGCCGTCGACGGCACCCCGATCGTCGACCTGAAACCGGTCCTGGACGCGGCGCGCTAGGGCGGCCGTCGGCTAGGCCCCGGCCGCCTCGGCTATCCCTGGGCTGCCACCAGGAACAGCGGCACCGCGACGAAGATCCGGTCGGCACGCGCGCGCTCGGCCTGCTCGGCGAGCCAGCTCTCCTCCTCGGCGATCCGGTGCAGCAGGGCGAGCGCGGTGTCGTCGGTGAACACGCCGGTGTGCACCTCGACGACCGGGTCGGTGAACCCGGCGTCGAGCAGAAGGTTGCGGTACCTGCGGGCGACGCGCGGCGACGGCAGCGTCTGTGCCTTCGCGTGGATCAGCCGGCGGGTGGTCTCCGGGTCGTCCGAGTCGACGACGATCGTGTCCCAGTCCTGGCCGAGCAGCACCGCCCGGCCG from Cryptosporangium minutisporangium encodes the following:
- the tsaA gene encoding tRNA (N6-threonylcarbamoyladenosine(37)-N6)-methyltransferase TrmO — encoded protein: MTYEIRPIGVIESPLVDPASAPKQGVEGGPEAWLTFEPAMADGLRDLAVGDEVFVLTWLHLADRSVLAVHPRDDPRIPLTGVFSTRSSDRPNPIGLHRVRVLAVDGLRVRVADLEAVDGTPIVDLKPVLDAAR
- a CDS encoding DUF6584 family protein, whose protein sequence is MPRDVTLARARAELASGSVPMATQRLRGLAGTFPLDLEIRAQLAEAYRAQGNLVQAGRWAYLSDHRDATETAAFERATPDPRERMRVLGWPADEEAASTPTAVQRLTALRAAAEERHGAPVRYSDLCWSGNGAEGEDSGGWLEALGCAAVAGLLVIVVGLFLLGTLHGAWIVARWLF